In Candidatus Flexicrinis affinis, the following proteins share a genomic window:
- a CDS encoding alpha/beta hydrolase yields the protein MTFLRHVAWTVVVFIGVSVTAVTPAHAQAVGDMEPIDCPVAPPNGFDLSCSLLTVPEDHANPDGAVIQIAVAVSTPVDNDDLPETPLVYLEGGPGYGSLDSIDYLLTYELFADRIVYFVDQRGTGYSLPSLFCDEFLFDKRAAFPVAYYSACAAAVADAGIQREMYTSAQIANDIAALVEAAGYLQVDLFGVSYGSRLALTVMRDHPSIVRRAILDSPVPLQINMYEQEVVNGYRSINALFSACAADDACNGAFPNLAERFHDWINTGQPVTIERLDETILTLRSREVPGMLFELLYVSEFIPQLPRAIHEMIEGNAGPIGRLYGRIIPSGSGQTGLSAAQDTSLGYADGMRLSVVCADELPFNSLRTAETLSLELPVMIRSGLYSAVQFMIGACRGWGVPASADIETQTVESSIPALVLSGAFDPITPPLFADAALEGLSNGQIIRVAHAGHGIVNVNRCVVELSLAFLDDPATRLDLTCLEDYVPFWRLR from the coding sequence TTGACGTTCCTAAGACACGTGGCTTGGACGGTCGTCGTATTCATTGGCGTGAGCGTCACGGCTGTGACACCGGCGCATGCGCAAGCCGTCGGAGATATGGAGCCGATCGACTGCCCGGTTGCGCCACCGAACGGATTCGACCTGTCTTGCAGTCTACTTACGGTGCCGGAAGACCACGCCAATCCCGACGGCGCGGTAATCCAGATTGCGGTCGCCGTGTCGACGCCTGTGGACAATGATGATTTACCGGAGACGCCACTGGTCTATCTGGAAGGCGGGCCGGGGTATGGCTCGCTCGATAGTATCGACTATCTCCTGACCTACGAGTTGTTTGCCGATCGTATCGTTTACTTTGTGGATCAGCGCGGCACAGGTTACAGCCTCCCCAGCTTGTTCTGCGACGAGTTCTTGTTCGACAAGCGTGCAGCGTTCCCGGTCGCCTACTACTCAGCGTGCGCGGCCGCCGTTGCAGATGCCGGTATCCAGCGCGAGATGTATACGTCGGCTCAGATTGCCAACGATATCGCTGCATTGGTCGAGGCCGCTGGATACCTACAGGTCGACCTCTTCGGGGTAAGTTACGGTAGCCGACTTGCCCTAACGGTCATGCGCGATCACCCGTCCATCGTGCGAAGGGCCATCCTCGACTCGCCGGTGCCGCTGCAAATCAATATGTATGAGCAGGAGGTTGTCAACGGGTACCGTTCAATCAACGCGCTGTTCAGTGCGTGTGCGGCTGATGACGCGTGTAACGGAGCCTTTCCCAATCTTGCCGAGCGATTCCACGACTGGATCAACACCGGACAGCCCGTCACGATCGAGCGTCTTGACGAGACGATCTTGACGCTCAGGAGTCGCGAGGTCCCGGGTATGCTGTTCGAGTTGCTGTATGTAAGTGAGTTCATACCGCAGCTTCCACGTGCGATACATGAGATGATCGAGGGTAACGCAGGGCCGATTGGCCGCTTGTACGGCCGAATAATTCCGAGCGGCTCGGGACAGACGGGTCTGTCCGCCGCCCAGGATACTTCGCTGGGATATGCCGACGGCATGCGCTTGAGTGTGGTTTGCGCTGATGAACTGCCATTCAACTCGCTGCGAACCGCGGAGACACTCAGTTTGGAACTTCCTGTGATGATCCGGTCCGGCCTGTATTCGGCCGTACAGTTTATGATCGGAGCCTGCCGCGGATGGGGTGTGCCAGCATCGGCCGATATCGAAACACAGACGGTCGAGAGTAGTATTCCGGCGCTCGTCTTGTCGGGGGCATTCGACCCGATTACACCGCCGTTGTTTGCAGATGCCGCGTTGGAGGGTTTGTCCAATGGGCAGATCATCCGGGTTGCACACGCCGGTCATGGCATTGTCAACGTGAATCGGTGTGTTGTCGAATTGTCTCTGGCGTTTCTCGATGATCCCGCCACACGGCTCGATCTGACTTGCCTAGAAGACTACGTCCCGTTCTGGCGGCTCCGGTGA
- a CDS encoding YitT family protein, whose product MAVTLNRTTRQTILRLVLLTAGTLIWVVSVVVFMAPFNIAPAGVSGVAVLLNHLFDTPIGLIVLLGNIPIQIYAYRVLGGWRTVASTVYCVVLFSLLTDWAAPLFPPQGVSDNVLLNALFGGVVGGVGAGLIYKAGGTAGGTSTLARIFQHRFGLPLSTVYLYANIAVVGAAGLVFGWEGALYAIVALGVEGATSDYLLEGPSVVRMGLIITDHPDTVAHAIMEMMGRGVTSWQATGMYTGHERTMLFVTVARFQIDQLRQIIAFTDPNAFVVIAQGHVAYGQGFLRPGGSLDELMAGKRRD is encoded by the coding sequence ATGGCCGTCACACTCAACCGCACAACCCGGCAGACCATCCTGCGCCTTGTCCTGCTCACCGCGGGCACGCTGATCTGGGTGGTGTCGGTCGTCGTGTTCATGGCGCCGTTCAACATCGCACCGGCGGGCGTTTCGGGCGTGGCGGTGCTGCTCAATCACCTGTTCGACACCCCGATCGGCTTGATCGTGCTGCTCGGCAATATCCCGATCCAGATCTACGCGTACCGTGTGTTGGGTGGGTGGCGCACCGTCGCGTCGACGGTCTACTGCGTTGTGCTGTTCTCGCTGTTGACCGACTGGGCCGCGCCGCTGTTCCCGCCGCAGGGTGTCAGCGACAACGTGCTGCTTAACGCGCTGTTCGGCGGCGTGGTGGGTGGCGTCGGGGCCGGGCTGATCTACAAGGCGGGCGGGACGGCCGGTGGCACGTCGACTTTGGCGCGCATCTTCCAGCATCGCTTCGGCCTGCCGCTGAGCACGGTCTACCTGTACGCGAACATCGCGGTGGTCGGCGCGGCGGGGCTGGTGTTTGGCTGGGAGGGCGCGTTGTATGCGATCGTCGCGCTGGGCGTCGAGGGCGCGACGTCGGACTACCTGCTCGAAGGTCCCAGCGTCGTGCGCATGGGGTTGATCATCACCGACCATCCGGACACTGTGGCACATGCGATCATGGAGATGATGGGGCGCGGCGTGACGAGCTGGCAGGCGACCGGCATGTATACCGGCCATGAGCGCACGATGCTGTTCGTCACCGTGGCGCGCTTCCAGATCGACCAACTCCGGCAGATCATTGCGTTCACCGACCCGAACGCGTTCGTCGTGATCGCGCAGGGGCATGTGGCGTATGGGCAGGGTTTCCTGAGGCCCGGCGGCAGCTTGGACGAACTGATGGCGGGTAAGCGGCGGGACTAA
- a CDS encoding M23 family metallopeptidase, which produces MSHLFVRLSVVLCMLFATSPGQAQNTGTDALLFVWNDAVFAQSVTTGELIATGREQDAFESLQPKRHGNVYTSRYSLTAVPPADGYGLVQGVWTPDRTELAYLAIQPDGPEYRVVIVEDDVHHVWLAGEVGPERGYLVPLGWSDDGALIALERHSLYTLDRVRLWQIAGPDQAPVLRHESSIPELKGNSAALQGGWAFIGFDVVGVLGYSINMNTGQLISFRTQLALQTPPSVFETYPIQVIGVVDSVQLDSWLNEPAPISQESHAALWESGPPFLSWPLPDHARSVTCYPDSAWTDLNYSVECPGLATPREYQGHEGTDVGGRPNGLELGTPVYAAAPGLVVTRNTGCSSEDITCGDAYGNYILIEHSRVVGSDVLTWFTGYAHLMTVLVEQHAYVREIGGPIALSGDTGLGGAHLHFEVRAPHHPARTNWLDPWDARLTSDGEGLWIGGAAYPSAAVTTAPPAPQRVCRTIDGNNIRRGPGTEYDVIAKSQSQVDYEVYQIQAVQAGETPGEWYYIGWDQLSSTGWIWADLMRDCEPDAAG; this is translated from the coding sequence ATGTCCCACCTGTTTGTGCGGCTAAGCGTCGTCTTGTGTATGCTGTTCGCAACCTCGCCGGGTCAGGCACAGAATACAGGCACAGACGCGCTGCTGTTCGTCTGGAACGATGCCGTCTTCGCACAATCCGTGACCACGGGCGAATTGATCGCAACCGGGCGTGAACAGGACGCGTTCGAATCGCTGCAGCCAAAGCGTCATGGCAACGTCTATACGTCGCGTTACAGCCTGACGGCTGTGCCGCCGGCCGATGGCTACGGTCTTGTTCAAGGGGTGTGGACGCCCGATCGCACGGAGCTTGCCTATCTCGCAATTCAGCCTGACGGACCTGAATATCGCGTCGTGATAGTCGAAGACGACGTGCACCATGTCTGGCTCGCTGGCGAGGTCGGCCCGGAGCGCGGGTATCTTGTCCCGCTCGGCTGGTCGGACGATGGCGCGCTGATTGCGCTCGAGCGTCACTCGCTGTATACGCTGGATCGGGTTCGCCTGTGGCAGATCGCCGGGCCCGATCAAGCGCCGGTGCTTCGGCACGAAAGCTCGATCCCCGAACTCAAAGGCAACAGCGCGGCATTGCAGGGCGGATGGGCGTTCATCGGGTTCGACGTGGTCGGCGTACTCGGATACTCGATCAACATGAATACCGGCCAACTGATCTCGTTTCGCACTCAGCTCGCCTTGCAAACTCCGCCGTCGGTGTTCGAAACCTACCCGATTCAGGTCATTGGCGTTGTCGACTCGGTGCAGCTTGATAGCTGGCTGAACGAACCCGCACCGATTTCGCAGGAGTCACACGCCGCGCTTTGGGAGTCCGGACCTCCGTTCTTGAGCTGGCCGCTGCCCGATCATGCCCGCAGCGTTACATGCTATCCTGACTCGGCATGGACCGACCTGAACTATTCGGTCGAATGCCCCGGCCTCGCAACCCCGCGCGAGTATCAAGGGCACGAAGGGACGGACGTCGGTGGGCGACCGAACGGCCTCGAACTCGGCACACCGGTCTATGCTGCGGCGCCGGGCCTCGTCGTGACGAGAAACACCGGATGCAGCAGTGAAGACATCACGTGCGGGGACGCATACGGCAATTACATCCTCATCGAGCACTCGCGCGTCGTCGGCTCCGACGTGCTAACGTGGTTTACTGGCTACGCGCACCTGATGACGGTCCTTGTCGAGCAGCACGCCTATGTGCGTGAGATCGGCGGCCCCATTGCGCTGAGCGGCGATACCGGATTGGGCGGCGCTCATCTGCACTTCGAAGTCCGGGCTCCGCATCATCCGGCCCGCACAAATTGGCTCGATCCGTGGGACGCCCGGCTGACCTCCGACGGCGAAGGGCTGTGGATCGGTGGCGCGGCGTATCCGTCTGCGGCCGTCACGACCGCACCGCCCGCGCCGCAGCGCGTCTGCCGAACAATCGACGGGAACAACATCCGGCGCGGGCCGGGGACCGAGTACGACGTCATTGCGAAATCGCAGTCGCAGGTCGATTATGAGGTCTATCAGATTCAGGCCGTACAGGCCGGCGAAACACCCGGCGAGTGGTATTACATCGGCTGGGATCAGCTCTCGTCGACAGGATGGATCTGGGCGGACTTGATGCGTGACTGCGAACCGGACGCCGCCGGTTAG
- a CDS encoding WD40 repeat domain-containing protein translates to MSSKRVVLRFFTLTFVALLWTAGDMGSSLAQADETPEIVIEIKWHPRGEGLFVIGRGSPGVWGLWLFDTNLQLVRFFQTESQISADWSPDGTRLAMGRDIRDVQTLDVLLTLSSRSGIGGWSPDGAQVLAWVDERNLGLYDSNTGALVRSVPTGEMIPDAVLWSPDGEYFALLQPIGRTDIISAQDGRLITTVPMEYPIGLRWSPDSRYLAAAFLTDAEPGTPNTLPYAPSPKIAFVTVWETLSGGTVHTFSGLPAVPLRLRWNPQKPELAGAAGEGVLYIWNLETGQQMEIYRPILALISMDYSPYGGRVIVGSWKSRQVIYETQPFAMANSVRWSQDIVADVVRVVIPDPSLELLESVESACVPITVADVLPAARESAQDLNRYAELVRENTEIGPGCRADLLAVAEALMAEAGQ, encoded by the coding sequence ATGTCCAGCAAGCGAGTCGTACTCAGGTTCTTCACGTTAACCTTTGTTGCCCTGCTTTGGACGGCGGGGGATATGGGATCGTCCCTCGCCCAAGCTGACGAAACGCCTGAAATCGTAATTGAGATCAAGTGGCACCCGCGAGGGGAAGGGCTGTTCGTCATCGGGCGCGGTTCGCCCGGCGTCTGGGGATTGTGGCTCTTCGATACCAACTTGCAGCTTGTGCGGTTCTTCCAGACCGAGAGCCAGATCAGTGCCGACTGGAGCCCGGACGGCACACGCCTTGCGATGGGACGTGACATCCGTGACGTGCAAACGCTCGATGTGCTTCTTACGCTCAGCTCGCGCTCCGGGATCGGCGGCTGGAGTCCGGACGGCGCACAAGTACTTGCGTGGGTGGACGAACGCAATCTCGGTCTGTACGACTCGAACACCGGTGCGCTCGTGCGATCCGTACCGACCGGAGAGATGATCCCCGACGCAGTCCTTTGGAGTCCAGACGGGGAGTACTTCGCGCTTCTGCAACCCATCGGTAGAACCGACATCATCAGCGCGCAGGACGGACGTCTCATCACCACGGTCCCCATGGAGTATCCGATTGGACTGCGTTGGAGTCCGGACAGCCGCTATCTGGCTGCCGCTTTCTTAACCGATGCTGAACCAGGTACTCCCAACACGTTGCCCTACGCCCCTTCTCCCAAGATCGCGTTCGTGACGGTTTGGGAGACGCTAAGTGGAGGCACCGTTCATACTTTCAGCGGCTTGCCCGCTGTCCCACTGCGATTGCGCTGGAATCCGCAAAAGCCCGAACTAGCTGGAGCAGCGGGCGAGGGTGTGTTGTACATCTGGAACCTCGAGACCGGCCAACAGATGGAAATCTACCGGCCGATCCTCGCTCTTATTAGCATGGACTACAGCCCATACGGCGGGCGGGTCATTGTCGGTTCGTGGAAGAGTCGTCAAGTCATCTATGAAACACAGCCTTTCGCAATGGCTAATTCAGTGCGTTGGTCGCAGGACATCGTGGCGGACGTGGTCCGCGTTGTCATTCCCGATCCGTCGCTCGAACTGCTGGAAAGCGTCGAAAGTGCATGCGTCCCTATCACAGTTGCGGATGTTCTGCCTGCCGCGAGGGAGTCTGCACAGGACCTGAACCGATACGCTGAACTCGTGCGCGAGAACACCGAGATCGGGCCCGGCTGCCGTGCCGATCTGCTGGCGGTGGCCGAGGCGCTGATGGCGGAGGCGGGACAGTAA